One part of the Eucalyptus grandis isolate ANBG69807.140 chromosome 10, ASM1654582v1, whole genome shotgun sequence genome encodes these proteins:
- the LOC104422247 gene encoding LOW QUALITY PROTEIN: bifunctional protein FolD 1, mitochondrial (The sequence of the model RefSeq protein was modified relative to this genomic sequence to represent the inferred CDS: inserted 2 bases in 1 codon), whose protein sequence is MRGLWAASWRSLGRKTLRSSSSSSSPSSSSLSSNLQLLGPNLPDVWTMPGPSSGGFRSQSSANGQTANVVNGKSMARAIREGIANEICRMKETIVKSLGLAIVLVGXIRVKLKACEEVGITTYVEELPEECTEDEVLRIVSRLNNNPSVNGIILQLPLPQHVDEERIINFVSPEKDVDGFQPLNVENLAMKGSDPLFIPCAPKSCIELLLRSGVEIMGKRAVVVGRSKIIGLPTSLLLQRHHATVSTVHSFTKNPEQITREADIVIADVGIPNLIRGIWLKPGAVAVDMGTNQVQVGILKVQHQWHSQTVWPHLNANLDCNVH, encoded by the exons ATGCGAGGCCTGTGGGCGGCGAGCTGGCGGTCGCTGGGAAGGAAGACCCTCCGCTCGtcgtcttcttcatcatcgCCTTCTTCGTCTTCGCTGTCTTCGAATTTGCAGCTGCTCGGCCCGAACCTCCCCGACGTTTGGACGATGCCCGGCCCCAGCTCCGGCGGCTTCCGTTCCCAGTCTTCAG CTAATGGGCAAACTGCTAATGTAGTAAACGGGAAGTCTATGGCAAGAGCTATTAGAGAAGGAATAGCCAATGAAATTTGTAGAATGAAGGAAACCATTGTAAAATCCCTGGGATTGGCTATTGTGTTGGTTGG TATTCGTGTCAAGTTAAAAGCTTGTGAAGAAGTTGGGATAACGACCTATGTAGAGGAGTTACCTGAAGAATGTACAGAAGATGAAGTTCTGCGCATTGTTTCCAGATTAAATAATAACCCATCAGTTAATGGTATTATTCTGCAACTCCCTTTGCCACAA CATGTGGATGAGGAgagaatcatcaattttgtgaGCCCAGAGAAAGACGTGGATGGCTTCCAACCCCTCAATGTGGAAAACCTTGCCATGAAAGGAAGTGATCCACTTTTTATTCCTTGTGCTCCTAAGAGTTGTATTGAGTTGTTGTTGAGGTCTGGTGTGGAAATTATGGGAAAGAGAGCTGTGGTAGTCGGGAGAAGCAAGATCATTGGGTTACCCACTTCTTTGCTATTGCAG AGGCACCATGCAACAGTCAGCACAGTACATtctttcaccaaaaatccaGAGCAGATTACAAGAGAAGCCGACATTGTGATTGCTGATGTGGGGATACCCAATTTAATCCGTGGCATTTGGCTAAAACCGGGAGCTGTTGCAGTGGATATGGGGACCAATCAAGTTCAGGTAGGAATACTGAAAGTTCAGCACCAATGGCATTCTCAAACTGTGTGGCCTCACTTGAATGCAAATTTGGATTGTAATGTGCATTGA